In Lepidochelys kempii isolate rLepKem1 chromosome 8, rLepKem1.hap2, whole genome shotgun sequence, a single genomic region encodes these proteins:
- the HPDL gene encoding 4-hydroxyphenylpyruvate dioxygenase-like protein codes for MAAPLSRLSHIAFHVPAGTGLVSDLVDKFRFHLFASRVTACARQLALRKGAAVFLVNERLGEAPPAHTFPSDPTRPAPAQQPPLGHGNGEFLYDVSPSRPVSTASNVCFEVQDVPSISRRLQERGCPLAIPPTDVTDDDGSVTYCVVRSVVGNVSHTLLDRSRYRGAFLAGFRTAGDIPKGPRDPAEATHFDHITYACSRGSTRAVLDWYQRCFGFQRFVINRQEDAAEGYRIRGHGVGLRLTAMRYGKGSEPGLADDCKFVLAESLPEPGKNQVDTFLEQHGGAGIQHVGLYTADIVSTARALAEAGVQFVEPPRAYYSEAGKAEEIWEAGQDPRLLSQHGILLDGELAGDGEGGGRGSSPRQRRYLMQIFTKPIFPEETFFLELIERRGAAGFGEGNIRALWKSVQAYLDKE; via the coding sequence ATGGCTGCCCCTCTGAGCCGGCTGTCCCACATCGCCTTCCACGTCCCCGCCGGGACGGGCCTGGTCAGCGACCTGGTGGACAAGTTCCGCTTTCACCTGTTCGCGTCGCGGGTGACGGCGTGTGCCCGGCAGCTGGCTCTCCGCAAAGGAGCTGCTGTCTTCCTCGTCAatgagaggctgggggaggcccCCCCGGCCCACACGTTCCCGTCCGACCCCACCCGGCCCGCTCCGGCTCAGCAGCCCCCGCTGGGCCACGGCAACGGGGAATTCCTCTACGACGTCAGCCCCTCGCGCCCCGTGAGCACGGCCTCCAACGTGTGCTTCGAGGTGCAGGACGTACCCAGCATCTCCCGACGCCTCCAGGAGCGGGGCTGCCCCCTGGCGATCCCGCCCACCGACGTGACGGACGACGACGGCTCCGTCACCTACTGCGTGGTGAGATCCGTCGTGGGGAACGTCAGCCACACCCTGCTGGATCGCTCCCGCTACCGGGGGGCATTCCTGGCTGGCTTCCGCACCGCTGGGGACATCCCCAAGGGGCCGCGGGACCCGGCTGAGGCCACACACTTCGATCACATCACCTACGCCTGCTCGCGGGGCAGTACCCGGGCCGTGCTGGACTGGTACCAGCGCTGCTTTGGCTTCCAGCGCTTCGTCATCAACAGGCAGGAGGACGCGGCCGAGGGCTACCGGATCCGCGGGCATGGCGTGGGGCTGCGGCTCACCGCCATGCGGTACGGGAAGGGCAGCGAGCCCGGGCTGGCTGACGACTGCAAGTTCGTCCTGGCCGAGTCCCTGCCGGAGCCAGGGAAGAACCAGGTGGACACCTTCCTGGAGCAGCACGGGGGAGCTGGAATCCAGCACGTTGGGCTCTACACCGCGGACATCGTCTCCACGGCCCGGGCCCTGGCGGAGGCCGGTGTGCAGTTCGTCGAGCCCCCCCGGGCCTACTACAGCGAGGCGGGCAAAGCAGAGGAGATCTGGGAGGCTGGGCAGGACCCCCGGCTCCTGTCCCAGCATGGCATCCTGCTGGACGGTGAGCTGGCTGGGGACGGGGAGGGAGGCGGCAGGGGCTCCAGCCCGCGCCAGAGGAGGTACCTGATGCAAATCTTCACCAAGCCCATCTTCCCCGAGGAGACCTTCTTCCTGGAGCTGATTGAGCGTCGGGGAGCCGCAGGATTTGGGGAGGGCAACATCCGGGCCCTGTGGAAATCCGTGCAGGCCTATCTGGACAAGGAGTAG